A single window of Plasmodium malariae genome assembly, chromosome: 8 DNA harbors:
- the PmUG01_08054700 gene encoding Plasmodium exported protein, unknown function, with translation MEEKNKLPFYIKICTLLLLTWICNFYNELSIYYKCLDKNNDNIILFTRIYRLLAKHKQEKCSNIAWMMEEKQNNGGYEKKFKYNNENVLKGKNKMRNECSLDNAQSYGQSRRSKSSARNRENSYFNKRLLDKIYYKNKVRDATIADFKFLYRDISKKLYMIWALFSFIVLYATSLLLIKYLVSEKILQIDIKFPYSLDLICLLIYGIIAVGAMIYLGRKVLRNVKFTYNKDDINNTAYPSSRKLIFL, from the exons atggaagaaaaaaataagttaccattttatattaaaatatgtacttTGCTCCTTTTAACTTggatatgtaatttttacaatgaaTTG agtaTCTATTACAAATGCTTGGATAAGaacaatgataatataatattgtttaCAAGAATTTATCGATTACTAGCAAAGCATAAACAGGAAAAATGTTCAAATATTGCATGGATGATGGAagagaaacaaaataatggaggatacgaaaaaaaatttaaatataataatgaaaacgtattgaaaggaaaaaataaaatgcgaAATGAATGTTCATTAGATAATGCACAAAGCTATGGGCAATCTAGGAGAAGTAAATCTTCTGCACGCAATAGggaaaattcatattttaacaaaagaTTGTTggacaaaatatattataaaaataaggttAGGGATGCTACGATTGCTgattttaagtttttatatagagacatatcaaaaaaattatatatgatcTGGGCTTTATTTAGCTTCATTGTATTATATGCAACGTCACTGTTACTTATAAAGTATTTAGTCTCAGAGAAAATATTGCAGATAGACATTAAATTTCCATATTCTTTGgatttaatatgtttattgaTATATGGTATTATAGCTGTAGGAGCAATGATTTATCTTGGTAGAAAAGTGTTAAGAAATGTAAAGTTCACATATAACAAAGATGATATAAACAATACGGCATATCCTTCTTCAcgtaaattaatttttttgtaa
- the PmUG01_08054900 gene encoding Plasmodium exported protein, unknown function encodes MKNKIKLLFFIKIWTFILLTWICYFSSDLRKFYNYLYQKNDVYSNLGTSIHRLLVEHKNKNRSNIAWLKRDMPNFGECKKKNIFTNKKGAVRKNKHPYESSLNNRGDYEQARKGKSPAFTGGNKYFDKGVSKKKHYLKNVRMVANADIKFLRKIKRRKGDNHFVLIILYLLSIVITSTITFFRKSWIPDETLYGAILVSLCVFQCIVLVGHFYMLRKIAKYKKLIHIKSDMHNTAYPSISKVIFYND; translated from the exons atgaagaataaaattaagttattattttttattaaaatttggACGTTTATCCTTTTAACTTGGATATGTTATTTTAGTAGTGATTTA agaaaattttataattatttgtatcaGAAGAACGATGTTTATAGTAATCTTGGGACTAGTATTCATCGATTACTCGTGGagcataaaaacaaaaatcgTTCAAATATTGCATGGCTGAAGAGAGACATGCCTAATTTTGgagaatgcaaaaaaaaaaatatatttactaataAAAAGGGGGCCGTgaggaaaaataaacatcCATATGAaagttcattaaataatagaGGAGATTATGAACAAGCTAGGAAAGGTAAATCTCCTGCATTCACTGGaggaaataaatattttgataaagGTGTATCtaagaaaaaacattatCTAAAGAATGTTAGAATGGTTGCGAATGCTGATATTaagtttttaagaaaaattaaacgaAGAAAAGGTGATaatcattttgttttaattatcttatatttattatctaTAGTAATAACCTCCACCATAACATTTTTCCGTAAAAGTTGGATACCAGATGAGACATTGTATGGTGCAATACTTGTGTCACTATGTGTATTTCAGTGTATAGTTTTAGTTGggcatttttatatgttaagaaaaatagcaaaatataaaaagttaatacatataaaaagtgATATGCATAACACGGCATATCCTTCTATAAGtaaagtaattttttataacgattaa